A DNA window from Pedobacter africanus contains the following coding sequences:
- a CDS encoding polysaccharide lyase family 8 super-sandwich domain-containing protein, translating into MRTLFIGLMVLLGTVGARSQQRFVSFDAGIPSNWQTNADSALAASTEHIKAGKSLKWHAKNGKYILATNLAIPKASLDTAASAIARMFIHVPAPSNDTLLFEFMDGSGNVQRSGKMLLNYKGWREFHRSYYYDYSAGSPTPGFLLNEMKITYKPANIADSCLIYIDEVTLIGNKDVRIPGPHVWPDYPQFAKQVTNAPYLNVLENWKSGPDLPVVAATAQELADMQMLRAHFARNSDSVTAAVLTAAKNYVLACNISYHTDGNIRGNGLLKIYDPATLVLISGHCSSLARAANKGDTDAKDKLVLFTAYLISEGLAEGGRIVLQTNSYTNPRIFPVGFLEALPHYTPALRAEVLKMLKWANEYSVIYGADFMEGYSVDYLKLRTAFLFELAVLDPDDNVAVRELKMVKRFMERNTVPSLGGRDGVKPDGVGYHHGSQHTSYMGAWATWIGLADLLKGTAYKIDLAAYRHMGMALKYLLMGSSKGVLFAHAESGRNPFPAALPVSLTDFEKFVEIGGDIQHLPADPEMGAIYNDVTGTNKYSVPAIATTGFHQYNYGALGILRKSKWTAVMRGFTSKIFGAEIYKNENRYGRYQSYGSLEILYSGTLAATGYILNGKGWDWNVMPGTTTVHFPTFSGLQPSKDTAMEFQNLNFAGSLSLGDDGIFGFNFAEMANGNYLPSRLRFKKTVFAFDSILVCLGSNINAIDGRGNVATNLFQGINKTLNPAIYVNSATAVTADYDQTLDTQLAGIWLVNGQSTGYYVPRGNGTVRVFRGSQSTPKETVMDQSLPNSFETALASKAWINHGVNPIESSYQFVAVPATTPQAMQALAAQIEANTVYQVLKQSDTMHVVKYLPKLVTSYAFYKASNTVNIGFVKSISDVSLLGIKENGDTLTVTMNSPDMNVKKETAYDYYWRAYPRPVSLVLNGNWDVLENPSNVSFSAQTNSVTLSFNLEHGFSKTLKLVKRTSLHFSGATQPVGSIQELSKINSGLSLKRKLKIFPNPANRDMEVEYEAADAGTADMQIVNVLGHTVLSKKVQIKKGLNSSPVNVAALVPGTYVVILANGFMQQKGIFVKY; encoded by the coding sequence ATGAGAACTTTATTTATCGGGCTAATGGTTTTATTAGGTACAGTGGGCGCGAGGTCTCAGCAGCGCTTTGTTTCATTTGATGCTGGCATTCCTTCAAACTGGCAAACCAATGCTGATTCGGCACTGGCGGCAAGTACTGAGCACATAAAGGCTGGCAAATCCTTGAAATGGCATGCAAAGAACGGCAAGTATATCCTGGCAACAAACCTGGCTATTCCTAAGGCATCGCTGGATACTGCTGCATCGGCAATTGCCCGGATGTTTATTCATGTTCCGGCCCCATCTAACGATACCCTGCTTTTTGAGTTTATGGATGGTAGTGGCAATGTACAACGTTCCGGAAAAATGCTTTTGAATTATAAAGGCTGGAGAGAATTTCACCGTTCGTATTATTATGATTACAGTGCCGGAAGTCCTACGCCGGGATTTTTGTTGAATGAGATGAAAATTACCTATAAGCCTGCCAATATTGCTGACAGCTGCCTGATCTATATTGACGAGGTGACGCTCATCGGAAATAAAGATGTGAGGATCCCGGGGCCACATGTATGGCCAGATTATCCCCAATTTGCAAAACAGGTAACCAATGCGCCTTACCTCAATGTGCTGGAAAACTGGAAGAGCGGACCGGATTTGCCGGTTGTTGCAGCAACGGCACAGGAACTGGCAGATATGCAAATGCTGAGGGCACATTTTGCCAGAAATTCTGACTCTGTAACAGCGGCCGTGCTTACAGCGGCAAAAAATTATGTACTTGCCTGCAACATTAGCTATCATACAGACGGAAACATCAGGGGGAATGGTCTCTTGAAAATATATGATCCCGCTACCCTTGTTCTGATTTCCGGACATTGCAGTTCACTGGCGAGGGCTGCAAATAAGGGAGATACTGATGCAAAGGACAAACTCGTATTGTTTACCGCGTACCTGATTAGTGAAGGCCTGGCAGAGGGCGGCAGAATTGTGTTACAAACTAATTCCTACACCAATCCACGGATTTTTCCGGTAGGCTTCCTGGAGGCACTACCGCATTATACGCCGGCACTAAGAGCTGAGGTCTTAAAAATGCTGAAATGGGCCAACGAATATAGTGTGATCTATGGTGCGGATTTTATGGAGGGATATAGTGTAGACTACCTGAAATTACGGACTGCATTTTTGTTTGAATTGGCCGTATTGGATCCCGATGACAATGTGGCGGTAAGGGAATTGAAAATGGTTAAAAGGTTCATGGAGCGCAATACCGTCCCATCGCTTGGAGGAAGGGACGGGGTGAAGCCGGATGGGGTGGGCTATCACCATGGCTCGCAGCATACCAGTTATATGGGGGCCTGGGCCACATGGATAGGGTTGGCTGATTTGCTGAAAGGGACCGCATACAAAATTGATCTGGCGGCGTATCGGCATATGGGCATGGCTTTGAAATATCTGCTGATGGGTTCGTCTAAGGGTGTACTTTTTGCGCATGCCGAATCGGGAAGGAACCCTTTCCCCGCTGCATTGCCTGTAAGCCTGACTGATTTTGAGAAGTTTGTTGAGATTGGGGGAGACATACAACATCTGCCCGCCGATCCTGAAATGGGCGCGATTTACAACGACGTAACCGGTACAAACAAGTATTCCGTCCCGGCTATTGCTACAACGGGCTTTCATCAATACAACTACGGCGCTTTAGGCATCCTGAGGAAAAGTAAATGGACAGCGGTAATGAGGGGCTTTACCAGTAAAATATTTGGCGCAGAAATATACAAAAATGAAAACCGGTATGGGCGTTATCAAAGTTATGGCAGTCTGGAAATCCTTTACAGTGGTACGCTGGCTGCAACAGGATACATTCTGAATGGAAAAGGATGGGACTGGAACGTAATGCCTGGTACTACAACAGTTCACTTCCCTACGTTTTCAGGCTTGCAGCCTTCGAAAGATACGGCTATGGAATTTCAGAACCTTAATTTTGCAGGTTCCTTATCTTTGGGGGATGATGGCATTTTTGGCTTCAACTTCGCCGAGATGGCTAATGGCAATTATCTGCCCTCAAGGCTCAGGTTTAAGAAAACAGTCTTTGCGTTCGACAGCATTCTGGTATGTCTTGGAAGTAACATCAATGCCATAGACGGACGGGGAAATGTGGCTACCAATTTGTTTCAGGGCATCAATAAAACCCTCAATCCGGCGATTTATGTCAATTCTGCAACCGCGGTTACGGCCGACTACGACCAGACCCTGGATACACAGCTGGCTGGTATCTGGCTCGTAAATGGTCAGTCTACCGGATATTATGTACCCCGTGGAAATGGGACAGTCCGGGTTTTTAGAGGCTCACAATCTACACCTAAAGAAACAGTGATGGATCAGAGCCTTCCCAATTCATTTGAAACAGCGTTGGCTAGTAAGGCATGGATCAATCATGGGGTTAATCCGATAGAGTCTAGTTATCAGTTTGTGGCAGTGCCGGCTACAACGCCTCAGGCTATGCAGGCATTAGCTGCACAGATAGAGGCAAATACAGTATACCAGGTGCTTAAACAAAGCGATACCATGCATGTGGTAAAATACCTGCCCAAGTTAGTGACCAGTTATGCCTTTTATAAAGCCAGTAACACAGTAAATATTGGCTTTGTAAAAAGTATTTCTGATGTATCGCTGCTGGGTATAAAGGAAAACGGAGACACCCTTACTGTAACCATGAACTCACCGGATATGAATGTGAAAAAAGAGACCGCTTACGATTATTACTGGCGTGCTTATCCGAGGCCTGTAAGCCTTGTGCTTAATGGCAACTGGGATGTGCTGGAAAACCCCTCTAATGTTTCTTTTAGCGCACAAACGAATTCAGTTACCCTGTCATTTAACCTGGAACATGGGTTCTCTAAAACGCTTAAACTGGTTAAAAGAACCAGCCTGCATTTTTCAGGAGCCACTCAGCCGGTCGGCAGTATACAAGAACTTTCTAAAATTAATTCTGGCCTGTCCCTAAAAAGAAAACTTAAAATATTTCCTAACCCGGCGAATAGAGATATGGAGGTCGAATATGAAGCCGCTGATGCCGGAACAGCCGATATGCAGATTGTGAATGTGCTAGGGCATACGGTGCTATCTAAAAAGGTGCAGATAAAGAAAGGACTGAATTCCAGTCCGGTAAACGTTGCTGCATTGGTGCCCGGAACCTACGTTGTAATACTGGCTAATGGATTTATGCAACAAAAGGGAATTTTTGTAAAATATTGA
- a CDS encoding PVC-type heme-binding CxxCH protein has product MNIEQKIGVICIALVMLAAGCNQDSDKKVGKEAAFFPKSDNEEVARYMESFKGVGALTDTSQPTLPQKTLSHFKYPNDLALDLVLAEPQIVQPVELSFDHRGRLWVVQYHQYPYPEGLKVTSIDNYLRVKFDKIPTAPPGGAKGADKITIFEDTNGDGKYDKATDAIKGLNIATSVITGRGKIWVLNPPYLLAYPDTNNDGIPEGNPVVHLQGFGLEDTHAVANSLRWGPDGWLYGAQGSTATADISSSVSKHVAFQGQAIWRYNTDSHVFEVYAEGGGNTFNVEFDSKGRLYSGDNGYDRGPNFKQGAYYQKSLGKHGPYTNAYTFGNLKNMQLSGERKRFTHSLIKYDENVLPQRYKGKMFALNPLLNFVQLTRLESFGSTFKTIDEDKILTTDDHWFRPVNVKAGPDGAVYIADWYDSRLSHVDPRDTWHKTSGRVYRLCNKTNKIILPKFDISKYSVQQLIQLLKNENKWYRQQAQIQFANRKNKSFVPLLLPLLKSADGQLALEALWAINLSGGLNDDIAHMALSHKDPFVRNWAVRLAGDHKLRSPVFSKHLIRLAETEADPETRSQIAATAKRLPGRIAIPVIECLLKSGDDATDADIPLLIWWAIEAKAEADRDKVLGMFQQAAVWKSKTIQNTVLKRLIQRYVMAGGEANFIAAARLIELAPSKNTAKELISGLSEGLRGRDLIGLSPALAKAIKPYQNELFGGPLALGIKQGKGGAIDKAILVIADPKADSQQRLAYSRLLGESGQKKAVPALLKIVQTSGSSAALKQTALQALQYFDMPEIGRKVVAAYPQYRGDEGVRTAAIGLVSSRSLWAASFLDAIEKTRNINKTDVSDAVARKLKLLKDPGITERVSRLWPNVKLATSAEKNESIARFAKIIRSGKGNLQKGRVLYLSNCGPCHRLFDGGGNVGPDLTGYDRDNMNSMLLNIVDPNADIREGYVIHKIVTTDGRTLEGKIISRNGDAITLQPVAGKNMVLSATKVKEMKAQQVSLMPERILEHLSEQEVRDIFSYIMKK; this is encoded by the coding sequence ATGAACATAGAACAAAAGATAGGGGTGATTTGTATTGCCCTGGTTATGCTTGCCGCCGGATGTAACCAGGATTCCGATAAAAAAGTAGGTAAAGAGGCTGCGTTTTTCCCCAAAAGCGACAATGAAGAGGTAGCCCGCTATATGGAGTCATTTAAAGGTGTTGGTGCGCTGACCGACACTTCCCAACCTACGCTTCCGCAAAAAACGCTCAGTCATTTTAAATATCCGAACGATCTGGCCTTAGACCTGGTCTTGGCCGAACCACAGATTGTACAGCCTGTAGAATTGAGTTTTGACCACAGGGGGCGGCTTTGGGTGGTACAATACCACCAATATCCCTATCCGGAAGGGCTGAAAGTGACCAGCATCGACAATTACCTTAGGGTAAAATTCGATAAAATACCAACTGCACCACCGGGAGGGGCCAAGGGAGCAGATAAAATAACCATATTTGAGGACACCAACGGAGATGGCAAATACGATAAAGCTACAGACGCGATTAAGGGACTGAATATTGCAACCAGCGTAATAACGGGACGTGGTAAAATTTGGGTGCTTAATCCACCTTATCTGCTGGCTTATCCGGATACGAACAATGACGGCATCCCCGAGGGTAATCCGGTTGTACATTTACAGGGCTTTGGACTGGAAGATACGCATGCTGTAGCAAATAGCTTAAGATGGGGACCAGATGGCTGGCTGTACGGGGCACAGGGCAGTACTGCTACAGCAGATATCAGTTCTTCTGTTTCAAAGCATGTGGCTTTCCAGGGGCAGGCCATATGGCGCTACAATACAGATAGCCATGTGTTTGAAGTGTATGCTGAAGGTGGTGGCAATACTTTCAATGTTGAATTTGACAGCAAAGGCAGGTTGTACTCGGGGGACAATGGTTACGATCGGGGCCCTAATTTTAAACAAGGCGCCTATTACCAGAAAAGCCTGGGCAAACACGGACCTTATACCAATGCCTATACTTTTGGAAACCTGAAGAACATGCAGCTTAGTGGTGAAAGAAAGCGCTTTACACATTCCCTGATTAAATATGACGAAAATGTTCTGCCTCAAAGGTACAAAGGTAAGATGTTTGCATTGAACCCACTGCTGAATTTTGTCCAGCTTACAAGGCTGGAGTCTTTCGGATCTACATTTAAAACCATTGACGAAGATAAGATCCTGACAACCGACGATCACTGGTTCCGTCCGGTGAATGTAAAAGCAGGGCCTGATGGCGCTGTTTATATTGCTGACTGGTACGACAGCCGTCTTTCGCATGTAGATCCCCGCGATACCTGGCATAAAACCTCGGGAAGGGTTTATCGTCTGTGTAATAAAACGAATAAAATCATATTGCCAAAGTTCGATATCAGCAAATATTCGGTACAACAGCTCATACAATTGTTAAAAAATGAAAACAAATGGTATCGGCAGCAGGCACAGATCCAGTTTGCAAACCGTAAAAACAAATCTTTTGTGCCACTGCTGCTGCCACTGCTGAAATCTGCGGATGGGCAGCTGGCGTTGGAAGCGCTATGGGCCATAAACCTGAGCGGTGGGTTGAATGATGACATTGCGCATATGGCATTGAGCCACAAAGATCCTTTTGTGAGAAACTGGGCAGTGCGGTTGGCAGGTGATCATAAATTGCGCTCTCCGGTATTTTCCAAACACCTGATCAGGCTGGCAGAAACAGAAGCAGATCCTGAAACCCGGAGCCAGATTGCTGCCACCGCGAAACGCTTACCTGGCCGTATAGCTATCCCTGTCATCGAATGCCTATTGAAGAGCGGGGATGATGCCACTGATGCGGATATCCCTCTATTGATCTGGTGGGCCATAGAAGCCAAAGCTGAAGCAGATCGCGATAAGGTGCTGGGTATGTTTCAGCAGGCTGCAGTTTGGAAAAGCAAAACCATTCAAAATACAGTACTGAAGCGTTTGATACAAAGGTATGTGATGGCTGGAGGGGAAGCCAATTTTATAGCTGCTGCAAGATTAATTGAACTGGCCCCTTCAAAAAATACAGCAAAAGAATTGATCAGTGGTTTAAGTGAAGGCCTTCGCGGGCGGGATTTGATCGGACTATCACCCGCCCTTGCGAAAGCCATAAAACCTTATCAGAATGAACTTTTTGGTGGGCCTTTGGCATTGGGGATAAAGCAAGGAAAAGGCGGGGCTATTGACAAAGCCATTCTGGTTATTGCCGATCCAAAGGCCGATTCGCAACAGCGACTGGCTTATTCCAGGCTCCTTGGCGAAAGCGGGCAGAAAAAGGCAGTGCCGGCCCTATTGAAAATAGTACAGACATCGGGTTCATCGGCAGCCTTAAAGCAAACCGCTTTACAGGCGTTGCAATATTTTGATATGCCTGAGATCGGCAGGAAAGTAGTGGCTGCATATCCGCAATACCGGGGAGACGAAGGGGTAAGGACTGCTGCAATAGGCCTGGTGTCCAGCAGATCTTTATGGGCAGCTTCGTTTCTGGATGCGATAGAAAAAACCAGAAATATCAATAAGACCGATGTGTCTGATGCAGTTGCCCGTAAACTGAAATTGCTGAAAGATCCGGGTATAACTGAGCGGGTAAGCAGGCTGTGGCCAAATGTGAAACTGGCAACGTCTGCAGAAAAAAATGAAAGTATAGCCAGATTTGCAAAAATTATCAGGTCTGGTAAGGGAAATCTTCAGAAAGGAAGGGTTTTATACCTCAGCAATTGTGGCCCTTGCCACCGCTTGTTTGATGGTGGTGGGAATGTAGGACCAGATCTGACCGGGTACGATAGAGATAATATGAACAGCATGTTGCTCAACATTGTTGATCCCAATGCCGATATCAGGGAAGGTTATGTGATCCATAAGATTGTGACAACGGACGGACGTACACTGGAGGGGAAAATCATCTCAAGAAATGGTGATGCCATCACACTTCAGCCAGTTGCGGGAAAAAACATGGTGCTTTCTGCAACCAAGGTTAAGGAGATGAAAGCCCAACAGGTTTCTTTGATGCCTGAACGCATCTTAGAACACTTGTCTGAACAGGAAGTGAGGGATATATTCTCTTACATTATGAAAAAATAA
- a CDS encoding Nramp family divalent metal transporter — protein sequence MISKLKKWLLSLGPGIITAALVFGPSKMTITSKLGADYGYSLLWIVVVAIFFMTIFTVMAARIGVASEQSLLGTIRQKWGDVAAVAIGLGIFFVTTSFQAGNSIGVGISVAEATGTSPVLWVILFNLVGIGLLFFRAFYKVLEKLMIFLVALMLFAFVTTLFFAKPSITGIAAGLIPELPEGSTGLVIAFFASCFSIVGAFYQSYLVQERIKVNPEIKEKKSHSITGIVILGLMSAIVMICAAAVLNTKGIKVNTASDMARALEPLFGSAASIFFLVGLFGASFSSLVGNATVGGALLGDAFGKGSQLNSTAVKLLIALVMVFGAVIAIKFGKLPLELIVFAQSVTIFLVPFIGIAMYAISNDPKIMGKHVNSLSTKIFGAIGLLILIFLALSNIKELFFK from the coding sequence ATGATATCAAAACTTAAAAAATGGCTGCTTTCCCTTGGGCCAGGAATTATTACAGCCGCCTTGGTTTTTGGCCCCAGCAAAATGACCATCACCTCAAAACTGGGGGCCGACTATGGCTATAGCCTGTTGTGGATTGTTGTGGTAGCTATTTTTTTTATGACGATTTTTACGGTTATGGCGGCCAGGATTGGTGTGGCATCAGAACAGTCGCTCCTGGGGACGATTCGTCAGAAATGGGGGGATGTTGCCGCGGTGGCCATTGGATTGGGGATTTTCTTTGTTACCACCTCCTTCCAGGCTGGAAATTCTATTGGCGTTGGCATTTCAGTGGCTGAGGCCACAGGTACATCTCCTGTGCTGTGGGTTATTCTATTCAACCTTGTAGGCATAGGTTTGCTTTTCTTCAGGGCCTTTTATAAAGTGCTCGAGAAGCTGATGATTTTTTTGGTGGCATTGATGCTTTTTGCTTTTGTAACTACCCTGTTTTTTGCAAAGCCTAGCATTACAGGTATTGCTGCTGGACTGATACCAGAACTGCCTGAAGGATCAACGGGCCTGGTTATAGCTTTTTTTGCTTCCTGTTTTTCTATTGTGGGTGCTTTTTACCAGAGTTACCTGGTACAGGAGCGAATAAAGGTAAACCCTGAGATCAAAGAAAAAAAAAGCCACAGCATTACAGGAATCGTTATCCTTGGGCTGATGAGTGCAATTGTGATGATCTGTGCTGCCGCAGTTCTAAATACCAAAGGGATTAAAGTAAACACTGCATCCGATATGGCAAGGGCATTGGAACCCCTGTTTGGCAGTGCTGCTTCTATCTTTTTCCTGGTTGGACTTTTTGGTGCCTCTTTTTCTTCGCTTGTAGGAAATGCAACTGTTGGCGGGGCTTTGCTGGGCGATGCATTTGGTAAGGGAAGTCAGCTGAATTCAACAGCAGTTAAATTGCTGATTGCCCTGGTGATGGTATTTGGTGCGGTTATAGCCATTAAATTTGGCAAACTTCCGCTCGAACTGATCGTTTTTGCCCAGAGTGTCACCATATTTCTGGTTCCTTTCATTGGTATTGCCATGTATGCCATTTCCAATGACCCTAAGATTATGGGCAAACATGTGAATTCTTTGTCTACCAAAATATTTGGGGCCATAGGCCTGCTCATATTGATATTTCTTGCTTTGAGCAATATTAAAGAACTGTTTTTTAAGTAA
- a CDS encoding NAD-dependent epimerase/dehydratase family protein yields MTELAQLEQELLKPSERLIADIRKIEGDIMLLGVGGKMGPSMARLAKLAVDQAGQKKRIIGVSRFSDGNAREELETAGVETISADLLNEAELAGLPDVENIIYLAGTKFGTTGKEAFTWAMNAYLPGRVAERFKKSRIVVFSTGNVYPFTPVTSGGLSEDHPVSPVGEYGQSCLGRERIFQYFAEKNQTPTLIYRLNYAIDLRYGVLLELAKSVNEGRPINLTTGNVNVIWQGDANEIAIRSLLHCSAPAKLLNVTGPETLSVKWLAEQFGMLLGKEPLFENEVQQTALLNNASEAHKLFGYPRVTIREMMDMTVSWLQGGGKISNKPTHFQERKGQF; encoded by the coding sequence ATGACCGAATTAGCACAACTGGAACAAGAGTTATTAAAGCCTTCTGAAAGGCTGATTGCAGATATCCGTAAAATTGAGGGCGACATTATGTTGTTGGGCGTTGGCGGTAAGATGGGCCCCAGCATGGCCCGGTTGGCTAAGCTGGCGGTGGATCAGGCCGGACAAAAAAAACGCATTATCGGTGTTTCCCGTTTTTCTGATGGCAATGCCCGGGAAGAACTGGAAACTGCCGGAGTAGAGACCATTTCTGCAGACCTGCTGAATGAAGCTGAGCTGGCAGGGCTGCCAGACGTTGAAAACATCATTTACCTGGCCGGAACCAAATTTGGTACCACGGGTAAAGAGGCCTTTACCTGGGCCATGAATGCTTACCTTCCGGGTCGTGTTGCTGAGCGTTTTAAAAAATCACGTATTGTTGTTTTCTCTACAGGAAACGTTTATCCCTTTACCCCGGTTACTTCTGGTGGTTTGTCTGAAGACCATCCGGTTTCTCCGGTTGGCGAATACGGGCAGTCTTGTCTGGGAAGAGAGCGTATCTTTCAATATTTTGCTGAAAAGAACCAGACACCAACCCTCATTTATCGTTTAAATTATGCAATCGATCTTCGTTATGGGGTTTTGTTAGAGCTTGCCAAATCTGTAAATGAAGGCCGGCCAATAAATTTGACTACCGGAAATGTGAATGTGATCTGGCAGGGAGATGCCAATGAGATTGCAATCAGATCTTTGCTTCATTGCAGTGCGCCTGCGAAACTATTAAATGTAACCGGGCCGGAAACACTTTCGGTAAAGTGGCTTGCAGAACAGTTTGGCATGCTGCTGGGTAAAGAACCACTTTTTGAAAATGAGGTTCAGCAGACAGCGTTGTTGAACAATGCTTCTGAAGCCCATAAGCTGTTTGGTTATCCAAGGGTAACCATCAGAGAAATGATGGATATGACAGTGAGCTGGTTACAGGGGGGTGGTAAAATCTCCAATAAACCCACACATTTTCAGGAAAGGAAAGGGCAATTCTGA
- a CDS encoding dihydrodipicolinate synthase family protein — protein MARQLKPELKKFLDAGTVIPAHPLALTSDRKLNEEQQRQLTRYYMAAGAGGVAVGVHSTQFEIRDPKINLYDTVLRLAAEEVEKEGLERPFIKVAGICGPTAEAVAEAETALRYGYDMGLLSMGGLQAWTETAILDRVKAVAAVMPVFGFYLQPSVGGRIFSYDFWLQFAEIENVEAIKVASFNRYQTLDVVRAVCHSTRRNKIALYTGNDDNIIADLLTSYEFEVDGKKVEKEFIGGLLGHWAVWTNAAVRLFEEVKACKRNAYQNAATLLSKGVQVTDMNAAIFDPSHNFHGCIPGIHEVLRKQGLMEGTWCLNPEEQLSEGQAAEIERVCAAYPDLTDDVFVKKFLG, from the coding sequence ATGGCACGGCAATTGAAACCTGAATTGAAGAAATTCCTGGATGCAGGTACGGTAATTCCTGCGCATCCACTGGCATTAACCTCAGATAGGAAGCTGAATGAGGAGCAGCAGCGGCAGTTGACCAGATATTATATGGCCGCTGGTGCGGGTGGCGTGGCTGTGGGGGTACACAGTACGCAATTTGAGATCAGGGACCCAAAGATTAATCTTTATGACACTGTCTTGCGTCTGGCAGCCGAAGAAGTAGAAAAAGAGGGGTTGGAAAGGCCTTTTATCAAAGTGGCTGGAATTTGCGGTCCTACCGCAGAGGCGGTAGCCGAAGCGGAGACCGCTCTTAGGTATGGCTACGATATGGGGCTTTTGAGCATGGGCGGATTACAGGCTTGGACAGAAACAGCGATTTTGGACAGGGTAAAAGCTGTTGCAGCAGTAATGCCGGTTTTTGGTTTTTATCTGCAGCCAAGTGTTGGCGGACGCATCTTCAGCTATGATTTCTGGCTGCAGTTTGCAGAAATAGAAAATGTAGAAGCCATAAAAGTAGCTTCTTTTAACAGGTACCAGACCCTGGATGTGGTAAGGGCGGTATGCCATTCAACCAGAAGAAATAAAATTGCCCTTTATACGGGTAATGATGACAATATTATTGCAGACCTGCTCACCAGCTATGAGTTTGAAGTTGATGGAAAGAAAGTAGAAAAAGAATTTATTGGTGGATTGCTGGGGCATTGGGCAGTGTGGACAAACGCAGCCGTTCGGTTATTTGAAGAAGTCAAAGCCTGTAAACGGAATGCGTATCAAAATGCTGCCACATTGCTAAGTAAAGGCGTACAGGTAACGGATATGAATGCGGCGATATTTGATCCCTCGCATAACTTCCATGGCTGTATCCCGGGTATACATGAGGTGTTAAGAAAACAGGGGTTAATGGAAGGAACCTGGTGTCTGAACCCTGAAGAGCAATTGTCGGAAGGGCAGGCCGCAGAAATAGAACGGGTTTGTGCTGCTTATCCGGACTTGACAGATGATGTTTTTGTTAAAAAGTTTCTTGGCTAG
- a CDS encoding mandelate racemase/muconate lactonizing enzyme family protein: MNRRSFIKNAGLMAAFSGTGWNKTSFFATPIMKNITITTIDADFEREKLIRPFGFKGGYLTELWQVASRIQAESGLATTGIATQSVLYGDADLFASHTEAEGNALMFLVVNKALELIRQNPFKDPIALLEAIFPELVREAKRITGKADLNLNFVYNALISTDNAAWLMYAAENKYKTFDEMIPAPYKEALSHKNRQVAVIYQVPYGMPVLDLTKAAAEGYFVFKIKTGYPGSQTEMLQKDMERLSQVHAALKDLRTDRTPNSKLIYTMDANGRYERKELLQRYLDHARKIGAFEHILFYEEPLAEHNDENVSDLGIRMAADESIHTEADATKRIEQGYGAMVLKGIAKTLSISMKIAKLAAENQIPCLCADLTVNPILIDWNKNLAARLTPFPGINMGFIETNGDMNYKNWKHMLGYHPYAGATWTKTTGGIFELGDDFYAKSGGIFDASAHYEQMFKKGQ, encoded by the coding sequence ATGAACCGAAGATCCTTTATTAAGAACGCAGGTCTGATGGCTGCATTTTCCGGAACTGGTTGGAACAAAACTTCTTTTTTCGCGACACCAATTATGAAAAACATTACAATAACAACTATTGATGCCGATTTTGAACGTGAAAAACTGATTCGGCCATTTGGATTTAAAGGAGGCTATCTGACAGAACTCTGGCAGGTCGCTTCCAGAATTCAGGCTGAATCGGGGCTGGCTACCACGGGTATAGCAACGCAAAGTGTTTTATATGGCGATGCTGATCTTTTTGCCAGCCATACCGAAGCGGAGGGTAATGCACTGATGTTTCTTGTGGTGAATAAGGCGTTGGAGCTGATCAGGCAAAATCCTTTTAAAGATCCTATTGCATTGTTGGAAGCAATATTTCCTGAATTGGTTAGGGAGGCGAAAAGGATAACCGGTAAGGCTGATCTGAACCTCAATTTTGTTTACAATGCGCTTATCAGCACCGACAATGCCGCTTGGTTAATGTATGCTGCTGAAAACAAGTACAAAACGTTCGATGAAATGATTCCAGCGCCTTATAAAGAAGCTTTATCACATAAAAACCGCCAGGTTGCGGTTATTTACCAGGTGCCTTATGGGATGCCGGTATTGGATTTGACAAAGGCTGCTGCTGAAGGTTACTTTGTTTTTAAAATAAAAACGGGTTATCCAGGAAGCCAGACTGAGATGTTGCAGAAGGATATGGAAAGATTGAGCCAGGTTCATGCTGCCCTTAAAGACCTGCGTACAGACCGTACACCCAATAGTAAACTGATTTATACAATGGATGCGAATGGCCGGTATGAACGTAAGGAATTACTACAGCGCTATCTGGACCATGCCAGGAAGATAGGAGCCTTTGAACACATTTTATTTTATGAAGAGCCGCTGGCGGAACATAATGATGAAAATGTATCGGATCTGGGGATAAGGATGGCCGCGGATGAAAGTATACATACGGAAGCTGATGCTACAAAGAGAATAGAGCAGGGGTATGGAGCAATGGTACTTAAAGGAATCGCAAAAACGCTCAGTATATCGATGAAAATTGCAAAACTCGCAGCGGAAAATCAAATTCCATGCCTGTGTGCAGATCTTACTGTAAATCCCATACTGATAGACTGGAATAAAAATCTTGCGGCCCGTTTAACGCCTTTCCCAGGTATAAATATGGGCTTTATAGAAACTAATGGTGATATGAACTATAAAAACTGGAAGCATATGCTCGGGTACCATCCTTATGCTGGGGCTACCTGGACTAAAACAACAGGAGGGATATTTGAACTTGGGGATGATTTTTACGCAAAAAGCGGGGGTATTTTCGATGCTTCTGCCCATTACGAGCAAATGTTTAAAAAAGGACAATAA